In a single window of the Orcinus orca chromosome 9, mOrcOrc1.1, whole genome shotgun sequence genome:
- the SOSTDC1 gene encoding sclerostin domain-containing protein 1, which translates to MLPPAIHFYLIPLACILMKSCLAFKNDATEILYSHVVKPVPAQPSNNSTMNQARNGGRHFSDTGLDRNTRVQVGCRELRSTKYISDGQCTSISPLKELVCAGECLPLPVLPNWIGGGYGTKYWSRRSSQEWRCVNDKTRTQRIQLQCQDGSTRTYKITVVTACKCKRYTRQHNESSHNFESMSPAKPAQHHRERKRASKSSKHSMS; encoded by the exons ATGCTTCCTCCTGCCATTCATTTCTATCTCATTCCCCTTGCATGCATCCTAATGAAAAGCtgtttggcttttaaaaatgatgcCACAGAAATCCTTTATTCACATGTGGTTAAACCTGTTCCAGCACAGCCCAGCAACAACAGCACGATGAATCAAGCCAGAAATGGAGGCAGGCATTTCAGTGACACTGGACTGGATCGGAACA CTCGAGTTCAAGTAGGTTGCCGGGAACTGCGTTCCACCAAATACATCTCTGACGGCCAGTGCACTAGCATCAGCCCCCTGAAGGAGCTGGTGTGCGCTGGTGAATGCTTGCCCCTGCCTGTGCTCCCCAATTGGATCGGAGGAGGCTATGGAACAAAGTACTGGAGCAGAAGGAGCTCCCAGGAGTGGAGGTGTGTCAATGACAAAACGCGTACTCAGAGAATCCAGCTGCAGTGCCAAGATGGCAGCACGCGCACCTACAAAATCACGGTGGTCACCGCCTGCAAGTGCAAGAGGTACACGCGGCAGCACAATGAGTCCAGTCATAACTTCGAGAGCATGTCTCCTGCCAAGCCAGCCCAGCATCACAGAGAGCGGAAAAGAGCCAGCAAATCCAGCAAGCACAGcatgagttag